A single genomic interval of Pan paniscus chromosome 18, NHGRI_mPanPan1-v2.0_pri, whole genome shotgun sequence harbors:
- the ZNF213 gene encoding zinc finger protein 213 isoform X2, translating into MAAPLEAQDQAPGEGEGLLIVKVEDSSWEQESAQHEDGRDSEACRQRFRQFCYGDVHGPHEAFSQLWELCCRWLRPELRTKEQILELLVLEQFLTVLPGEIQGWVREQHPGNGEEAVALVEDLQKQPVKAWRQDVPSEEAEPEAAGRGSQATGPPPTVGARRQPSVPQEQHSHSGFGLKGQSEKSLLQEMVPVVPGQTGSDVTVSWSPEEAEAWESENRPRAALGPVVGARRGRPPTRRRQFRDLAAEKPHSCGQCGKRFRWGSDLARHQRTHTGEKPHKCPECDKSFRSSSDLVRHQGVHTGEKPFSCSECGKSFSRSAYLADHQRIHTGEKPFGCSDCGKSFSLRSYLLDHRRVHTGERPFGCGECDKSFKQRAHLIAHQSLHAKMAQPVG; encoded by the exons ATGGCAGCCCCCTTGGAGGCCCAGGACCAGGCCcctggggagggagaagggcTTCTGATTGTGAAAGTGGAAGATTCCTCCTGGGAACAGGAATCTGCCCAGCATGAGGATGGCAGGGATTCCGAAGCCTGCCGCCAGCGCTTCCGGCAATTCTGCTACGGGGATGTGCATGGGCCTCATGAGGCCTTCAGCCAGCTCTGGGAGCTCTGCTGCCGCTGGCTGCGGCCCGAGCTGCGTACCAAGGAGCAGATCCTGGAGCTGCTGGTGCTGGAGCAGTTCCTGACAGTGCTGCCAGGGGAGATCCAGGGCTGGGTGCGTGAGCAGCACCCGGGAAACGGTGAGGAGGCTGTCGCCTTGGTGGAGGACCTACAGAAGCAGCCAGTGAAAGCCTGGCGACAG GATGTGCCCTCGGAGGAGGCGGAACCCGAGGCTGCAGGCCGGGGATCCCAGGCCACGGGGCCTCCCCCAACGGTGGGGGCACGGAGGCAGCCGTCTGTTCCCCAGGAGCAGCACAGCCATAGCG GTTTTGGGCTCAAAGGCCAAAGTGAGAAGTCCCTGCTGCAGGAGATGGTGCCGGTGGTGCCAGGCCAGACAGGCAGCGACGTGACTGTGTCCTGGAGCCccgaggaggctgaggcctgggagAGCGAGAACCGGCCGAGGGCGGCCCTGGGCCCAGTGGTGGGTGCGCGACGGGGGCGGCCACCCACTCGCCGGCGCCAGTTCCGGGACCTGGCAGCCGAGAAGCCGCACAGCTGCGGGCAGTGTGGAAAGCGCTTCCGCTGGGGCTCGGACCTGGCGCGGCACCAGCGCACGCACACGGGCGAGAAGCCACACAAGTGCCCTGAGTGCGACAAGAGCTTCCGCAGCTCCTCGGACCTGGTGCGCCACCAAGGCGTGCACACAGGCGAGAAGCCCTTCTCCTGTTCCGAGTGCGGCAAGAGCTTCAGCCGCAGCGCCTACCTGGCCGACCACCAGCGCATCCACACGGGCGAGAAGCCTTTCGGCTGCAGCGACTGCGGCAAGAGCTTCTCGCTGCGCTCCTACCTGCTGGACCATCGGCGTGTGCACACCGGTGAGCGGCCCTTCGGCTGCGGAGAGTGCGACAAGAGCTTCAAGCAGCGCGCGCACCTCATCGCGCATCAGAGCCTGCACGCCAAGATGGCCCAGCCCGTGGGGTGA
- the ZNF213 gene encoding zinc finger protein 213 isoform X1, giving the protein MAAPLEAQDQAPGEGEGLLIVKVEDSSWEQESAQHEDGRDSEACRQRFRQFCYGDVHGPHEAFSQLWELCCRWLRPELRTKEQILELLVLEQFLTVLPGEIQGWVREQHPGNGEEAVALVEDLQKQPVKAWRQDVPSEEAEPEAAGRGSQATGPPPTVGARRQPSVPQEQHSHSAQPPALLKEGRPGETTDTCFVSGVHGPVALGDIPFYFSREEWGTLDPAQRDLFWGIKRENSRNTTLGFGLKGQSEKSLLQEMVPVVPGQTGSDVTVSWSPEEAEAWESENRPRAALGPVVGARRGRPPTRRRQFRDLAAEKPHSCGQCGKRFRWGSDLARHQRTHTGEKPHKCPECDKSFRSSSDLVRHQGVHTGEKPFSCSECGKSFSRSAYLADHQRIHTGEKPFGCSDCGKSFSLRSYLLDHRRVHTGERPFGCGECDKSFKQRAHLIAHQSLHAKMAQPVG; this is encoded by the exons ATGGCAGCCCCCTTGGAGGCCCAGGACCAGGCCcctggggagggagaagggcTTCTGATTGTGAAAGTGGAAGATTCCTCCTGGGAACAGGAATCTGCCCAGCATGAGGATGGCAGGGATTCCGAAGCCTGCCGCCAGCGCTTCCGGCAATTCTGCTACGGGGATGTGCATGGGCCTCATGAGGCCTTCAGCCAGCTCTGGGAGCTCTGCTGCCGCTGGCTGCGGCCCGAGCTGCGTACCAAGGAGCAGATCCTGGAGCTGCTGGTGCTGGAGCAGTTCCTGACAGTGCTGCCAGGGGAGATCCAGGGCTGGGTGCGTGAGCAGCACCCGGGAAACGGTGAGGAGGCTGTCGCCTTGGTGGAGGACCTACAGAAGCAGCCAGTGAAAGCCTGGCGACAG GATGTGCCCTCGGAGGAGGCGGAACCCGAGGCTGCAGGCCGGGGATCCCAGGCCACGGGGCCTCCCCCAACGGTGGGGGCACGGAGGCAGCCGTCTGTTCCCCAGGAGCAGCACAGCCATAGCG CCCAGCCTCCTGCTCTTCTTAAAGAGGGGCGTCCCGGAGAGACGACGGACACCTGCTTTGTCTCTGGGGTCCAT GGACCTGTGGCATTGGGAGACATCCCATTCTATTTCTCCCGGGAAGAATGGGGCACCCTGGACCCTGCTCAGCGGGATCTCTTCTGGGGCATAAAGCGGGAGAACTCCCGGAACACCACCCTGG GTTTTGGGCTCAAAGGCCAAAGTGAGAAGTCCCTGCTGCAGGAGATGGTGCCGGTGGTGCCAGGCCAGACAGGCAGCGACGTGACTGTGTCCTGGAGCCccgaggaggctgaggcctgggagAGCGAGAACCGGCCGAGGGCGGCCCTGGGCCCAGTGGTGGGTGCGCGACGGGGGCGGCCACCCACTCGCCGGCGCCAGTTCCGGGACCTGGCAGCCGAGAAGCCGCACAGCTGCGGGCAGTGTGGAAAGCGCTTCCGCTGGGGCTCGGACCTGGCGCGGCACCAGCGCACGCACACGGGCGAGAAGCCACACAAGTGCCCTGAGTGCGACAAGAGCTTCCGCAGCTCCTCGGACCTGGTGCGCCACCAAGGCGTGCACACAGGCGAGAAGCCCTTCTCCTGTTCCGAGTGCGGCAAGAGCTTCAGCCGCAGCGCCTACCTGGCCGACCACCAGCGCATCCACACGGGCGAGAAGCCTTTCGGCTGCAGCGACTGCGGCAAGAGCTTCTCGCTGCGCTCCTACCTGCTGGACCATCGGCGTGTGCACACCGGTGAGCGGCCCTTCGGCTGCGGAGAGTGCGACAAGAGCTTCAAGCAGCGCGCGCACCTCATCGCGCATCAGAGCCTGCACGCCAAGATGGCCCAGCCCGTGGGGTGA